In one window of Hyla sarda isolate aHylSar1 chromosome 1, aHylSar1.hap1, whole genome shotgun sequence DNA:
- the LOC130367903 gene encoding olfactory receptor 6M1-like, with protein MMSDMNMFNRNDSFRLMDFHYSPAVKMTFFSILLNAYSITVLGNIVIIFIISTDKHLHTPMYFFLINLSILDILVTSTITPKFLSLLANGNGVISYAGCMIQCYSFFFLGSTQVIILAVMSFDRFMAICHPLRYMAVLSPKLCLYLALGSWAFAFMDTIAPTILVVQLTFCGSNRINHFFCDVEQLLKLACTDTQYLNLLNFMLSAVIVFGSLIFIIVSYVNIIIAILKISSSGGRGKSFTTCSSHLLVVFIFYVSTAFMSSRSIKSYYVDFNKLAIILNSIVTPLLNPFIYTLRNEQVKRAVKSFLCRQIYSNET; from the coding sequence ATGATGTCCGATATGAACATGTTTAACAGAAATGATAGTTTTCGTTTAATGGACTTTCACTATTCTCcagcggtaaaaatgacatttttctctATTCTCCTCAATGCCTACTCCATCACCGTGCTTGGAAACATTGTCATCATTTTCATCATTTCTACAGATAAACATCTACATACACCAATGTATTTTTTTCTCATCAATTTGTCTATCTTAGATATTTTGGTAACCAGCACAATAACGCCAAAGTTCCTTTCCCTCCTGGCAAATGGAAATGGAGTCATCAGTTATGCGGGCTGCATGATACAATGCTACAGCTTCTTCTTCTTGGGTTCTACTCAGGTAATAATTCTAGCAGTTATGTCTTTCGACAGGTTTATGGCTATTTGCCATCCTTTACGTTACATGGCTGTGTTGAGCCCTAAACTCTGTCTGTATCTAGCGTTAGGTTCTTGGGCATTTGCTTTCATGGACACCATAGCCCCAACTATACTAGTAGTTCAGCTTACCTTCTGTGGCTCTAACAGAATTAACCATTTTTTTTGTGATGTAGAACAACTCTTAAAACTAGCCTGCACGGACACCCAATATCTAAATCTTCTAAATTTCATGTTGTCTGCAGTCATTGTGTTTGGATCACTTATATTTATCATTGTATCCTATGTAAATATAATAATTGCAATATTAAAGATTTCCTCATCAGGTGGGCGAGGGAAATCTTTCACAACCTGTTCCTCTCACCTCTTAGTTGTGTTTATATTCTATGTTAGCACAGCGTTTATGAGCTCCCGATCTATTAAGAGTTACTATGTCGATTTTAATAAATTGGCCATAATTCTGAATTCTATAGTGACACCGCTCTTGAATCCATTTATCTACACCCTAAGAAATGAACAGGTAAAACGTGCTGTAAAGAGTTTCTTGTGCAGACAAATATACAGTAATGAGacctaa